The genome window GCACGCCAAGCAGACCCTGCGCCAGTTCCTGGAGCGCACCAGCGACGATCCGGACGGGCAGTTGCCGTTCAAGCTGCACGACTTCGGCGCGCGCGGCGTGTCCAGCCTGGAATCGGCGGCGATCGGCGGCGCGTCGCACCTGGTCAACTTCCTCGGCACCGACACCGTGTCCGGGCTGCTGCTGGCGCGCGCGCATTACCACGAGCCGATGGCCGGCTATTCGATCCCCGCCGCCGAGCACAGCACCATCACCAGCTGGGGCCGCGAGCGCGAGGTCGAGGCCTACCGCAACATGCTCGCGCAGTTCGGCAAGCCCGGCGGCGTGGTCGCGGTGGTCTCGGACAGCTATGACATCTTCCACGCGATCCGCGAGCACTGGGGCCGCACCCTGCGCGAGCAGGTGATCGCCTCCGGCGCCACCGTGGTGATCCGCCCCGACTCCGGCGATCCGGTGGCGGTGGTGCACCAGTGCCTGGAACTGCTCGACGAGGCCTTCGGCCACAGCGTCAACGGCAAGGGCTACAAGGTGCTCAACCACGTGCGGGTGATCCAGGGCGACGGGGTCAACCCGACCAGCATCCGCGCGATCCTGGAGCGCATCACCAGCGCCGGCTACGCCACCGACAACCTGGCCTTCGGCATGGGCGGCGCACTGCTGCAGCGGCTCGACCGCGACACCCAGAAGTTCGCGCTGAAGTGCTCGGCCGCGCGCGTCGATGGCCGCTGGATCGACGTCTACAAGGATCCGGTCACCGACAAGGGCAAGCTCAGCAAGCGCGGCCGCATGCGCCTGCTGCGGCACCGCGAGTACGGCAGCTATCGCACCGAGCCGGTGGCGGCCGATGCGGTCTCGGCCGAGTCGGTCGCCGGCCCGGCCGGCTACGACGATGCGATGGTCACCGTGTGGGAGAACGGCCGCCTGCTGCACGACTGGACCTTCGCCGAGGTGCGCGCGCGCGCGAACGCCGCGCGCCTGTAAGGAGGCGGCCATGCACGCGTCCCTGCCGAGTGCGCCGCCGTTGAGCGGCGGCTCGCCGCTGTTCGCCGCCCTGCGCGCCAGCACCCCGCACCTGGAATGGCGGGTGCCGGCCGCCGCCGATGCGTCGCGCTGGCGACGGCAGCGCATCGGTGCGCGCGACTACCGCGTCGCGCAGCCGGTGACCTTCACTCCCTATGCGTCGGTGCGACCGTGTTCGGCGCGCTGCCGCTTCTGCTCGGAAACCCTGCGGCCGCAGGGCGGCGGCACCGCCGCGGCCAGCTTGCGGCCGCCGCCGGATTACTTCGCGCAGTTGCGCCAGGCGCTGGCGCAGTTGCGCGGGCTGCCGCTGTCGCACTCGCTGTCGGGGCTGGAGATGACCGACGACGAAGACTGGTTCGTGGAACTGCTGCAGACCCTGGGCGCGGCCGAGCGCGAGGGCCTGCTGGTCGAACAGCGGGTGCTGTACAGCAACGGCGCCGGTTTCGCCCGCGGCCAGGGCGAGGCGCTGCTGCAGGCGCTGCAGCGTTTCGGCCTGTCGTGGATCGAACTGTCGCGGCACCATCCGCAGCAGGCGCGCAACGACGCGATCATGCGTTTCCGCCCTGGCGAGGCGATCGCCGATGCGGACGTCTTCGTCGCCACCGCGCAGCGCATCGCCGCGGCGCTGCCGCTGCGCCTGGTGTGCATCCTGCAGCACGGCGGCATCGCCGACGCCGCCGGCGTCGCCGCCTACCTGCGGTGGGCGCGCCAATGCGGGGCGCGCACGGTGATCTTCCGCGAGTTCTCCCGGCTCGGCGACGGCTACCGCGACGGCGGCACCGCGCGCTATCTGGCGCAGGCGCGGGTCGCGGTGGAGCAGGTGCTGGGTGACTGCATGGCGGCGCCATGGTGGCGCGACCTGCAGCCGCTGCAGATCACCGAGGGCTACTACTTCTGGAATGTGCGCCTGGCCACCGCCGACGGCATGGAGGTGGTGTTCGAGACGTCCGACTACGCCGCGATGCAGGCGCGCCACGACAGCGGCGACATCTACAAGCTGGTGTTCTTCGCCGACGGCCGGCTGTGTGCCGGCTGGCAGCCGGACCGCGATCTGCTGTGGCGGGCGTCGCATGGATAGCCGCAGCTGGTGGACGCCGCTACCGGATCCGCCGGAACATCGGCTGCCGGAGGACCTGCGCCGGCGCGATCCGCTGGGCGCGCGCGACTGCGGTTGGGTCGGGCAGATGCGGCCGTTCGTCCGCCACTTCAGCGCCCCCGGCGCACGCGTGCTGGATCCGTTCTGCGGCTTCGGCAGCACCTTGCTGGCGGCCGCCCTGGAAGGTCGCCACGGCATCGGCCTGGAGATCGACGCGGCGCGCGCGGCGCTGGCGCGCGAACGGCTGCAGCGACTCGGCCTGCAGGCCGAGGTGCTGGACGGCGGCTTGCCGCACTGCGCGCCGGCCGCGCCGGTGGACCTGTGCCTGACCAACGTGCCGTACTTCGGCTGCGCCTGGCCGGCCGCGGCGGCGCCCGGCCAGCTCTACGCCAGTGCCGACTACGCCGCCTATCTGCACGGTCTGCGCGCGGTGTTCCATGGGGTGCGCCGCCACCTGCGCGAGGACGGCTTCTGCGTCGCGATGGTGGAGAACGTCCAGCTCGGCGAGACCACGGTGCCGCAGGCCTGGGACCTGGCGCGGATCCTCGGCAGCCTGTTCGCGCCCTGCGCCGAGCGGGTGCTGTGCTACCCGCGCGAGACGGCGCAGCCGCTGGCGCCCGGCGACACCCGCAGCGATCGCAGCCACGAGTACGCGCTGGTGTTCCAGCACCGGCGCCAGCCGATCGACCTGCCCGGCACGGCGCAGTTGCTGGCGGCCCTGCGCGCCGACGGCTTCGCCTTTGCGCTGTACGGCAGCTATCCGCGCTGGCTGGACGATCCGGCGGCGGCGCCGCGCCTGCCCGGCGACGTCGACCTGCTGCTGCCGCGCGACCTGGACAGGCTGCTGCGGTTGCTCGACTGGCTGCGCGCGCGTGGCTTCCTGCTGAGCCTGTGGGGCGAGCCGCTGGCCGCAGCGCCGACCCTGGAGTTGCTCGACGCCCATCACTACCTGCGCGGCGAACGCCGCGACCGCGATGGCCGCCTGCTGCGCGTGGACCTGGCGCTGGAACCCGCCGCCTGACGCGGCGGCGGTCGGGCCGCACGCCTCGCTAACCGCGGGATGAGCGGCCGCGGCGTCGTCAAGGCCGCGCCGACGCGCTTGCGGCTATCCTTTGCCGCGGTTCCCTCTCTCCGGTCAACGGCCTATGTCCGCTCCCTCCAAGGTTCTCGCCATTCCCGCGCTCGCGCTGATCGCGATCGGCCTGAGCGGCTGTTTCGCCCGCAAGCAGGACGGGCTGGTGAAAGAGACCTTCAATTCCGACAACACCTATTCGCGCAACTACCCGGTGCAGCCGGCACAGGCCTGCGAATCGGCGCGCCGCGCGCTGCTCAGCCAGGGCTACGTGGTGTCCAAGGCCACCGCCGATGCGGTGGAAGGCACCAAGAACTTCCAGCCCAACGACGATCTGCACGAGCAGTTGGAACTGCGCGTGTCCTGCGTGGGGCATGGACAGGACGAATCCTGGGTCTTCGTCAGCGCGTTGCAGGACCGGTATGCGCTGAAGAAGAGCCCGACTTCGGCCAGCGTCGGCGTCGGCGTGCTCGGCTCGGTGTCGCTGCCGATCGGCAGCAGCGACGACTCGATGGTGCGGGTGGCCAGCAGCACCGTGCAGGACAGCGACTTCTACAAGCGCTTCTTCCAGCTGATGAGCGAATACCTGCCGAAGAACAAGCCGGCGCCGGAGCCGCCGGCGCATCCGCCTGCCGCCGCGGCCGTGACTGCGCCGGCAGCGCCTGCACCTGCACCTGCACCCGCGCCGTCCGCCGTGCCGACGCCGATGTCTGCGGCGGTGCCCGCGCCGCCGCCGGCACCTGCCCCCGCCACTGCGGCGCAGCCGCCTGCCGTGACGGCCCCGCAGAGCGGCGAACCCGGCGGCGCCGACTGATTCAGGCGCGGCTGCGGAAGCTGAATCCGCGCGATTTCGCTTCACGAACCATTCGCGAAGTCGATGCGAAGGTGGCGCCCGTCGAGAGCGCGATGCGTGTGCGCATCAGCTCCGCCACCCAGGAGCCATCAGCATGAACACTCTCAAGTCCGCCTTGTGTCTTTCCGTGCTCGCCATCGCCACGGCCGCCGCGCCGCTGGCCGAGGCGCAGCGCCACTATGGCCCGGAGGACAACGGCCGCCGCTTCAGCGACGGCACCCGCGTGCACTGCAAGAAGGTCGCGGTGCGCAAGAACAGCACCGACCCCGACCGCATCGGCGGCACCCTGGCGGGTGCGGCGATCGGCGGCCTGCTCGGCAACCAGATCGGCAAGGGCGATGGCCGCAAGCTGGCCACGGTCGGCGGCGCGGTCGCCGGTGGCGCGACCGGCCGCTACATCCAGGGCCAGCGCCAGCAGGCCAACGGCAATCGCGTGGTCGAGACCGTCTGCAAGCGCTACTGAGTCGCGCGCACGGACGCTGTCCCCCGGCGTCTCGCGCCGGCGCAGCGACCTGATGCAACACGCCCCGGCGGAGGCCTCCGCCGGGGCGTTTGCGTTTCGGTGAGTGCGGCGGCGCTGCGCGCTCGGCCGCCGCACCGGCTCAGTCGGCGAGCAGGGCGCGCAGCGCCGTCTCCAGCTCCGGATAGCGGAACAGATAGCCTTCGCGCTGCGCGCGTGCCGGCAGCACGCGCTGGCTGCCGAGCAACAGGTCGGCCATCTCGCCGAAGGCCAGGCGCAGCGCGGCGGCCGGCATCGGCACCAGCGCGGGACGGTGCAGGGTCGCGGCGAGCTGCTGGGCGAACGCGGCGTTGGTCGCCGGCGCCGGCGCGGTGGCGTCGTAGGCGCCTTCGCCGCCATGCTGCAGCAGCCACAGCAGCAGGCCGACCTGGTCGTCGCGGTGGATCCAGCTCATCCACTGGCGGCCGTCGCCCATGCGCCCGCCCATCCCGAACCGGAACGGCAGCAGCATCCGCGCCAGCGCGCCGCCGTCGCGGCCCAGCACCACGCCGGTGCGGACCAGGCTGGTGCGCACCCCCAGCGCCTGCGCGTGCAGCGCCTCGGCCTCCCAGTCGCGGCACAGCTGGGCGGAGAAGTCGTCGCCCGGCGTGCTGTCTTCGTCCAGCACCTCGTCGCCGCGATTGCCGTAGTAGCCGATCGCCGAACCGGAGATCAGGCAGCCAGGGCGCTGCGCAGGATCGAGCTGGCGCATCCACTCGATCAGGGCGCGGGTGGTGCCGATCCGCGAGGTGCGGAAACGGCGCTTGCGGGTGGCGTTCCAGCGGCCCTCGCCCAGCGGTTCGCCGGCCAGGTTGATCACCGCATCGGCCGGTGCCGCGCGCTGCAGGTCGTCCAGCACCTGCACCGCCGGCAACAGCCGCGCCGCGCGTGCGGGGTCGCGGGTGAGCACGCTGACCCGGTGCCCGGCGTCGAGCAGGGCGGGGCAGAGCGCGCGGCCGATGAATCCGGTGCCTCCGGTGACGAGCACGTGCATGCAGGGGGATCGCTTGCGCCAAGAGAGCCGCAGTGTAGGGGCGCCGGGCATGGCGGAAGAGTGAATGCCGCGGCGGGCGTCGGCGCGGCAGGCGATTTCGCGACGTCTGCACGCGGCGCGCGGCAGGCTGCGCAGGCCCCGCCTGCCGCGCGGCCAACGGAAACCGCCGCTCGCGATGCCCGCTCCATGATCCGACTGCCGAGATTCGCTCGCGTTGCACGTCTGCGTCGCGGCGTCGGCCTGCTGCTGGCCGTGCTGCTGGCCAGCGCCGCGGCCGATGCCGCACCGGCGCCGGCCGACCAGGCCAGCGCGGATTGCCTGGCGGCGCTGCTGCAGCGGCTGGGCTGGCGCATCGGCAGCACCGCCGCGGCGCAGCCGCAGATCGCGGCGGGCGCGCCGTGCGAGCGCGGTTCCTTGGCCGAGGCGCAGGCGCATGGCGACCTGCAGGCGGCCTTGCCCGCGGCCTGGAACAACGCGCAACGGCAGCAGGCGCTGCGCGCCTTGCTGGATACCCCGGCGACGCAGTGCGGCTACTTCCTGCAACTGGGCGCGGCCACCGCGCGCGCGGTCGCGCGCCTGCAGGACAATCCCGGCTATCGCTTCTCGGCGCTGCAACTGGGCTGGATCGGGTTCGGCCTGCGCGGCGCGCAGGCGCAGGGCTGGGAGCGCTTCCGCAGCTTCGGCCGTGGCTACCGCCCGGCCGGCGGCAATGCGCAGGCGATCGAGGCGTTCTACAGCGGCCACGTGCGTTCGGAATGCGGCGTGGGCCGGCAGATCGCGCAATTGGCCACGCAGCGCGAGCTGTATGGCGATGCCGCGTTCGATCGTGCGTTCAGCGCCGACGAACTGGCGATCGGCACCTTCCTGACCCTGCACGACACCGACAGCATCCTGCTCGGCGCGCACGCCGGCGCGTTCTTCGCCGACGGCGAGGCGGCCAGGACCGCGCAACGCGGCCGCGCCGCCTTCCTCGGCGCGCCCGGCTACATCGTGCACGTGTTCGAGCGCCGCTACCTGGACGACATCAACAACCAGGCGGAGAACTTCGTGGTCGCCGCGGTCAGCGCCGAGGCCGCGGCGGCGCTGCGCGCGCACGGCGGCTTCGCGTACT of Xanthomonas sacchari contains these proteins:
- a CDS encoding nicotinate phosphoribosyltransferase; the encoded protein is MQCLNNLLLNTDSYKASHWLQYPPGTDATFFYVESRGGVYDRTVFFGLQSILKEALGRPVTHADIDEARDLFAAHGEPFNEAGWRDIVDRLGGQLPIRIRAVPEGSVVPTHNALMTIESTDAQAYWVPSYLETLLLRIWYPVTVATVSWHAKQTLRQFLERTSDDPDGQLPFKLHDFGARGVSSLESAAIGGASHLVNFLGTDTVSGLLLARAHYHEPMAGYSIPAAEHSTITSWGREREVEAYRNMLAQFGKPGGVVAVVSDSYDIFHAIREHWGRTLREQVIASGATVVIRPDSGDPVAVVHQCLELLDEAFGHSVNGKGYKVLNHVRVIQGDGVNPTSIRAILERITSAGYATDNLAFGMGGALLQRLDRDTQKFALKCSAARVDGRWIDVYKDPVTDKGKLSKRGRMRLLRHREYGSYRTEPVAADAVSAESVAGPAGYDDAMVTVWENGRLLHDWTFAEVRARANAARL
- a CDS encoding DNA methyltransferase — its product is MDSRSWWTPLPDPPEHRLPEDLRRRDPLGARDCGWVGQMRPFVRHFSAPGARVLDPFCGFGSTLLAAALEGRHGIGLEIDAARAALARERLQRLGLQAEVLDGGLPHCAPAAPVDLCLTNVPYFGCAWPAAAAPGQLYASADYAAYLHGLRAVFHGVRRHLREDGFCVAMVENVQLGETTVPQAWDLARILGSLFAPCAERVLCYPRETAQPLAPGDTRSDRSHEYALVFQHRRQPIDLPGTAQLLAALRADGFAFALYGSYPRWLDDPAAAPRLPGDVDLLLPRDLDRLLRLLDWLRARGFLLSLWGEPLAAAPTLELLDAHHYLRGERRDRDGRLLRVDLALEPAA
- a CDS encoding DUF2242 domain-containing protein, with translation MSAPSKVLAIPALALIAIGLSGCFARKQDGLVKETFNSDNTYSRNYPVQPAQACESARRALLSQGYVVSKATADAVEGTKNFQPNDDLHEQLELRVSCVGHGQDESWVFVSALQDRYALKKSPTSASVGVGVLGSVSLPIGSSDDSMVRVASSTVQDSDFYKRFFQLMSEYLPKNKPAPEPPAHPPAAAAVTAPAAPAPAPAPAPSAVPTPMSAAVPAPPPAPAPATAAQPPAVTAPQSGEPGGAD
- a CDS encoding glycine zipper 2TM domain-containing protein, encoding MNTLKSALCLSVLAIATAAAPLAEAQRHYGPEDNGRRFSDGTRVHCKKVAVRKNSTDPDRIGGTLAGAAIGGLLGNQIGKGDGRKLATVGGAVAGGATGRYIQGQRQQANGNRVVETVCKRY
- a CDS encoding TIGR01777 family oxidoreductase, producing MHVLVTGGTGFIGRALCPALLDAGHRVSVLTRDPARAARLLPAVQVLDDLQRAAPADAVINLAGEPLGEGRWNATRKRRFRTSRIGTTRALIEWMRQLDPAQRPGCLISGSAIGYYGNRGDEVLDEDSTPGDDFSAQLCRDWEAEALHAQALGVRTSLVRTGVVLGRDGGALARMLLPFRFGMGGRMGDGRQWMSWIHRDDQVGLLLWLLQHGGEGAYDATAPAPATNAAFAQQLAATLHRPALVPMPAAALRLAFGEMADLLLGSQRVLPARAQREGYLFRYPELETALRALLAD